Within the Oreochromis niloticus isolate F11D_XX linkage group LG14, O_niloticus_UMD_NMBU, whole genome shotgun sequence genome, the region AGACTCTGGGCTGTCCCTGTCTAAGATGAAGATCTCTGATTTTGGtggtctcttttttttcaacttGCATGtggttaactttttttttcatgttctgGAATTAGTTGTGAAGCATTTTGTgaggtttattttgaaaggtgctattaaataacattttatttacttacttGCCACGTTGGATCAACTACAAGACTTCCTTTATATTgactaaaaaatataaaatttaaatgaacaaaacaaaaacacacaaaagagcTCATTCCTTGTTGATAACTAATTAACTTACAGTGTTATTGAGGTCTACCTGCATACAAACGTATCTCAAATGACATGTCCTTTAGGTCCTGCCACTGCTCCTTGTTTTTCCCTTATGGGTGGTATGCAAGATTAGTCTACACAGCAAGTCAATAAAAGGGAATGGCAAAACAATAAAACCTAACGACTAGGCTCAGAAAGTCAGAAAGCTGTCATGTGGTCATTATTACAAACCAACTTGCTCTTATTCATTTTGCTGTAttcctgctttttttcttctgtagcCTCTTCTCTGTTTCCCTCTTCCTGTCAGTTACAGAGACAATTTCATCTAAATGGCATGCACAAGAGTGGAGATGTCATTCTGGGTGGACTGTTTCAAGTCCACTTTTTTTCAAGTGTTGCTGACCTGTCTTTTACCTCAAAGCCACAACAGCCTACTTGCCATGGGTAAGTATGTtagggaaaaaagcaaaaacctaATAAAGAAACTGTGGGGGAATCATTATTAATATCCATCTTATATCTAGAACTCTCTGCATTAATACATTTGAAAAAATGCTTGTGTCTTGAATGAAACATCTTCTTTAATTGTGGTTtataatagtatttgtgtaacATGTTTTCCAAGTATtctgttgtatttttctttgttagttTTTATGAACTAGGATTTAGGCAGGCACAAACCATGGCTTTTGCTATTGATGAGATCAACaggaactccaacctgctgccaAATGTAACTCTTGGATACACTCTTTATGATAACTGTGTCACACTTGGAATTGGATTCCGCGCAGCATTGTCATTAGCCAGTGGTCAAGAGGAAAAAATTATATTAGATAATAGATGTACTGGAAATCTCCCAGTCATAGGGATTGTGGGTGATTCTTCCTCTACACATTCTATTGCCATTTCCAACGTCTTAGGTTTGTACAGAGTACCCATGGTAAGTGGTCTTCTTAATCTTGTAATAGATACCTTGTATAATTTGATTTAATAGCAAATATAAAGCCACTTAATAATAGAGCTAAcatgataaaaataataaaggagTACAGACTTTGGATATTTATCCATAGTGTGTATTTTTCACAGGTGAGTTATTTTGCCACTTGTTCCTGCCTGACTGACCGTCAAAAGTATCCATCCTTCTTTAGAACAATACCAAGTGATGCTTTCCAGGTCAGCAGCACAATTTCACATTTGTCACtaaattaatataaaataaataaataaaaaagaataaaataccTGTTTTTTAACAGAATGTATAAtgatgtaaaatatttttttctacctGTGTGCTGTGGAAGTTGATCTGCAAATACTGCTATGAaagatttttttgtctttgcgcTCACCCTTTAATTTGTATTTACATAGGTACGTGCTATGATTCAGATTCTAAAACACTTTGGCTGGACTTGGGCAGGTCTTCTTGTCAGTGATGATGATTACGGACTTCATGCAGCCAGATCTTTGCAATCTGAGCTCAGTCTGTCGGGTGAAGGATGCCTGGCTTACTTCGAGATTTTGCCCTGGGACAAAGACATGGATGAACTCAGGAGAATTGTGAATGTGATGAAAAAGTCCTCAGCTCGAGTTGTCATTGTCTTTGCACATCATAGTCGCATAGTAAACCTTATGGAAGAGGTTTGGgtttaaaacaatttaattaTTACTAGTTGCAAGAATATAGATCATTAGAATGTGCAAAACATGTTTTAGatgtctgtgtgaatgtgtagtAAAAACTAGTCATGTAGAATTAATTTGCAACATGAGCATCTACTGCATCTACTGTAATATTATGTGACTAAAGTAGTTTTGAGCTACAATATCACATTACAGATTTTGTATAATACAATACACAGGTAGTGAGGCAAAATCTAACTGGCCTACAGTGGATGGCCAGTGAAGCCTGGACAGAAGCTACTGTGCTCCAAACACCTCAGCTCATGCCATACCTGGGTGGTACACTGGGTATTGCCATTCGTCATGGGGAAATACCAGGGCTCAGGGAATTCCTCTTACAAATACGTCCTGACCTACATCACAATAACAGCTATGGAAATAGCATGGTGAGAGCTGAACTCTTTCTTATCGTATGTCCAAGAtgtatatattttcattttttgtaaaAACCATTTTCAATAAATTTCAGGTGAATCAGTTTTGGGAATTCACATTTCAGTGCAGATTTGCTCCAGCTCCAGCAGGCTGGCTAGAAGGTAGAGGTGCATTATGCACTGGAGAGGAAGATCTGGACAATGTGGACACTGAGTTTTTGGATATTTCCAACCTCCGGCCAGAATACAATGTGTACAAAGCTGTATATGCTTTAGCGTATTCCCTTGATGACATGTTACGGTGTGAGCCAGGAAGAGGACCTTTCCGTGGGCACAGCTGTGCCACATTGCAAACATTGGAACCGTGGCAGGTTTGATATCAAATTGCACTccattaaatgagaaaatcTTTTGCTCTATAATTACTTTCAGAACAGAATGTACACAGTAGAGTAAATGCAAAAGACTAACCATGAAAAAGTTTGAAAGAGCTAAAAAGATGTTTTCATCCTTCTGAACTGGAGTAATGGTTAATATATTTAGATCTGAGAGATAATTAACCAGTATGCATATACAGCAGTATTAGTGATGTGCTATCTTTGATTTTGAGTTAGATTGtaataattttatatatttatataaaacagATTTAATGTTATATTTGATTATTTAATACCAGGTGCCACTGTTTGCACTATGaaaagtaatttatttattataaatccCTTTTTAACAGCTTGTTTATTATTTGGAAATGGTCAATTTTACCACTCCATTTGGTGATCAAGTGTCATTTGATGAGAATGGTGATGTGGTGCCAATTTATGATGTGATGAACTGGATGTGGCTCCCTGATGGAAGCATTAAAGTTCAAACTGTGGGTGAGGTTAAGAGGTCAGCTTTCAAAGGTGAAGAACTCATACTTGATGAAGACAAAATCTTCTGGAACTTTGAATCCAAAAAGGTTAGATATGGTTTTTAGACTTTTATATTTTGGCACATGTATAATATATGTAATTCTGGCAGGTAATATTTAATTTCATCCTATAGCCACCTCGATCAGTATGTAGTGAGAGCTGTCCTCCTGGTACCCACATGGTGAGAAAGAAGGGGGAACCCAAATGCTGTTTTGACTGCATCCCTTGTTCTGAGGGAAAAACCACTAACAAGAGCAGTAAGTTTTTATCTTTCAACACTGCATATTTAATTTGATTCATATTAAACATAGTATGTATGATACCATCTTcccctttgtttttttagattCCTTGGAGTGCACCAGTTGTCCAGAGGATTTTTGGTCAAATCGCCAGCGTGACCACTGTGTTCCTAAGAAGACAGAGTTTCTCTCCTATCATGACCCTTTGGGTATTTGCTTGACAGCAACCTCACTGCTAGGAACATTTATATGTGCTGTTGTTCTAGGAATCTTTTTCTACCATCGCAGAACACCTATAATACGTGCCAACAATTCAGAACTTAGTTTTCAGCTATTGCTGTCACTCAAGTTGTGCTTTCTTTGTTCACTGCTGTTCATTGGACGACCCAGGCTGTGGACATGCCAACTCAGGCATGCAGCATTTGGGATCAGCTTCGTGCTGTGTGTCTCATGCATCCTGGTAAAAACCATGGTTGTTCTGGCTGTGTTCAAAGCCTCCAAGCCAGGAGGGGGAGCCAGTCTGAAGTGGTTTGGTGCTATGCAGCAGAGAGGAACAGTTCTGTTTCTTACAGCTATTCAGGCAGCCATCTGCACTACCTGGCTTGTCTCTTCCTCTCCAACTCCACATAAAAACACCCAATATCACAATGATAAAATCATTTATGAGTGTGCAGTTGGGTCAACTGTTGGTTTTGCAGTGTTATTGGGCTATATTGGGGTGCTAGCTTTCCTCAGTTTTCTAATTGCATTCCTGGTGAGGAATCTCCCTGATAGTTTTAATGAGGCCAAGTTCATCACATTCAGCATGCTGATCTTCTGTGCTGTGTGGGTGGCCTTTGTTCCTGTTTATATCAGCTCACCAGGAAATTATGCAGATGCAGTGGAGGTATTTGCCATCTTGGCCTCAAGTTTTGGACTCTTGATCACACTGTTTGGACCCAAATGTTACATAATCCTTTTGAGACCAGAGTTGAACACAAAGAAAGCTATAATGGCTCGCCGCAATGGATCACAAAAGATTTTCCATATACAGTAGAATGTATCTGTACAATgtccagatattttttttatttaagattAGATGcaatttaactaaaaaaaaaaacactgtctaaataaacaaagcaaTAAATATGGTTTCATACTGTTATGTTATATTCCAGGATATTTGGTCTGGAACTGATGTTCACTGAGAAAGATACAGTGGGGCAAAACCGTATTTAGTCAGCCACCAATTGTGCAAGTTCTCCCACTTAAAAAGATGAGCGAGGTCTTTAATGTTCATCATAGGTATAGCTCAACTCCCTCCAGCTTCGGACAACAACAAGAAGCCCCGCTCCCCTTCCTGCACACAGTTCTCACTTCTTCCTGCATCACAACCAAACatatatctttaaaaaacaacaacagccaaCCTAACACGAGGGGGGGGGTGGTAGAACGCAGCTCCTGCAGGGGGTCCCTCTGTGCAGGCTCATGGGGGCTTTGAACACCTACCCTAGAGAAAGAGGTAGGCGTTAAAATCCATTGTCCTCtatagcagcggtccccaaccttttttgcgccacggaccagtttaatgtcagacaatattttcatggaccggcctttaaggtgttgtgtacaacaaaataaaatgatacgaccaagacaaaaactgttgtaTTTTGCAGATATAATATTAAAagcgaattcactgtgtaattgtgtaactttattagcagtgtCCTCCTAATAAGCGCCAACAACACTGAGAGTAACATTCTTGTCATGGTTCCTGTGCCTGTCCGGCTGGCCCCGCAGGGCTACGTGTTTATTGTTTTGCTCTCTGTCTCCCTCGTCGCTCTGCCTGGGTGGAGCTCACTGCTCACGCACCTGTTTCCCATtatgctgctgtgtgtttggCATTTAAGACCGGGATGCAGATCCTCTCACCGCTGGATGATTGTGCAAGACACGTTAGTGATCCACCCGAGCCCTCATGAACGTTCGATTAGTGTCAGTTTGTGACTTCATGTAACCACCCTCTAATGCGTGCAGTTTCCTGGACCTGTGACCTACCCGCTGCTTGGGATGTGCGTGAGTTGGAGTGAGAAAGTGGAGTACGAGTGTGAGAGAGCCTTCCCTTTCCCGGACTTCCACTTTTGGACACTTGGATCCCTGGATTTCCTCCATTGTATATACTGTGCACCTGGTGACTGTCTAAATAAAACTTTGTTTGAACTGAGAATCCCGGTCTGTGCCTGAGTCTCCTTTACCACACGTGACAGAATCATCCAGCCACGAAATGGACTCAGCAGATTCAGCTGCTTCAACCCCCACCCTCGCCACATTGGCAGCTATGATGGAGTGTCATGACCAAATGTTTGCTCACAATAGAGGAGAACTTGTGAACCTTCCAAGATGCCGCCAGTGTGCTCGGCTTGCCGTCTCCGTCCTCGTCTTCTGTTGCTTTTCGTCCTTTTGCtctgtcaagagatttattctaaaagacacttcttcagctgagagtctaagagtgaagacacacacGCTGCAGtttttacttgcaagggcggtcacagaacactcacaccagagtgggggccctgtgatgtgCGCTCTGTTACCGCTCTGGTCTTTATTTACCGTATTTTCTGGAGCATAAGCCGCTACTTTTTTCTTAGGTTTTGAGCCATGAGGCTTATACAAAGGTGCGGCTATTCTGTGGATTTTTCTTCCACCACTAGGGGCACTCTAACCAGaattagaataaaaaacaaGATAGATGAAAAATCAATGCAAAGAAGAATACGCTACTTTTTCTTTAGCAGATAGAACACGCACAACAAATTACCAACTGGTAGTTATTTTCAAATCCTCGCCCCTTCATCATGCAAGTTCTAAGTTGAAGGCCATCGATCTTGCTATCCAGGAGGGAAACCGCGCTGCTGCACGCAAGCTTAACGTCAATGAGTCTATGGTGAGACGTTGGAGGCGGCAGCGGGAAGAGCTCATGCAATGCCAAAAGTCGAGAAAAGCTTTCAGAGGACATAAAAGCAGGTGGCCTGAACTTGAAAATGTCCTGGAGGAATGGGTGAACACACAGAGAGCAGGTGGCCGAGGTGTATCCACTGTACAGATCCGACTGAAAGCCAAAACAATCGCCCGCGAAATGAATATTGAAGATTTCAAAGGTGGGACTTCATGGGTTTCAGCGAAGATGATTAAAGTGACTTGTGGTTTCaaatacaggaaaaatgaagGTAAATAAATAGCGGTTATTTTCTCTTGGTTCTGTTCCGTTTTAATCAGCAAAGTTGCTGCCGTGTTAAAAGGCATTGTTCGGAAAGAATCTGTTCAAGTACACACGTACATTTACAGTACAAAATCGTTCTGTACATGCAGTAAATATCTAATTTTTCATCATAGATATCTGTGGCTTATAGCCGGGTGCGGCttgtatatcttttttttttaaatgtttttaaaaatagagcAGATGCGGCTTATTTACAGGTGCGCTCTATTGTCCAGAAAGTACGGtatatacaaaagtaatacaacagtgaatacgtctattcataggcagaggaatgttagtgcgtagggagtgaagataagagcggctcaggtgtatgtgtgtgcgttgtgagattcagaaggacgcggcccctcttcttgttagggagcacagataaaagtgtccagctctcctcttcctggtagGAGTGAaactgcttgttcagctattatcactgtgagaaagaatttataaaacagaaacaggtcttgtagtggacaacagtctaagtcatcaaaaggtcatcatgcagtattctatcatatgtaGACTTATATCATCAAAAgtttatactgactactaagtacaattttctattgacatgCTCATATGCTATTCTGGTGGCTTTGCTTTGATTACCTATGACCGGCTTACTCTTTTAAGTCTTCGCCCACTCCATACTTATGGGCTGGACCCATACAGATCGGAGCTGTGTTGGAGCGTCAGTGATACCATCTTAACGCAGACGGGTTCTCTCTCTGGTTCACGCTGCCTACCTCTGCCTCCTTTTCACCGGAGACGCCGTAGGAACCGGGGTAAACGCAGCAGTGTCCGTGTACGGATTAAGGCTCATCTTAAAGCACGGGTCGTGGCTGGCTTCGACTTCACCATCGGGACTCTCTGTCTTTCCTTGGCTTTCCAGGAGCAGTTTACCTTTAGACTGCTCAATCATCAATGGATGTGCCCTGCTGAAAGTCAGGCATACCCAGCCCTCCCGGTGACCTGCTCGCCAGCTCGGAGTTGGCTTAAGGCTACCGGAGGTGGCGTGCGTTACGGCAACCTGCGCTGCCTGAGATGTGCCTCTAACCACGACCTGGCGTGTTTGGCCCGGATGGCATTATTAAATGTTAGGTCGTTGATGAACAAGGCTTTTATCGTGAATGACTTTTTTGCCACTACGGGTCTGGATTTACTGCTCCTGACGGAAACCTGGATTCATACTGGTgactcttttcccttttctgaGCTCCTTCCCCCGGACTGTGCTTTTTTCAGCTCACCGAGGCTTTCGAGCAGGGGTGGAGGACTTGCGGTGGTCTTTCGGAATAAATTTCAGATACGGCAGCTGCCCCACCTATGTTTGCTAGCCTCgaagtagagatggaccgatccgatattacgtatcggtatcagtccgatactgacctaaattactggatcggatatcggcgagaaataaaaaatgtaatccgatccattaaatatcaaaaaagcacctcacaaaacttgcgacacggcgtaactcggctcataaccgtagcacgttgcagcagtatgcctcacctgatagagcggctgtgtgtatttgtagcctcgctaccaaaccagcatttcatctccgaggaagttatcccagagagaagtaaagcaagtgtgtaagttcatctctgaatgttagtaaagcattcccacgttaagcttaacaaccaatatatggagcgactgcctcttcctgctgctacttcaatcatgaaactgatcaatgatcagctgatcggcttttctgtcgcgagtccatctctcttctttgtttttggcccacttctcaccagaaagaggaaaccagcggctgaacaacagcaaaacatttaaccttgataagctgttgttagaatttatttaatattgctttctacaccaggatccttttctacgtagctgacggctggtaactgtgcaggggcggatctagcaaagtttagccaggggggccgatagggcattaacagggaaaagggggcacaaagacatacttttctttcttattctcatttaaaatgtctagcttttaataaataattatctgaatattacacccaaagttttaatctgatgtaaaatgtatagaagtccattactgtatatagtaactgttaagtctaatataccctagtaagctatagtactttttcctttgggaaagtaccatctgtgaattctgcaattctgttgaagaaagatgttgaatctatttaattattcttaaaaaataatttatttctgtgcattttttttttcacactgcatcaaattaaagttgattacgtcgattaagcatcatgaggtggagggtggggggtggttccctattttttttttgctgggagtttgcaaccctattagttaggttgcttaatatttctgctaagtactctttaaaataccagaatagggaggatggagtaggtttaagtttattagattgatcagtattgctgaactatgaaatattttgggcacagtatattttttgcatacaggtataacagaatagctttagtgttgttgtttatttaaacttgagtatgaccttatacaaaatgcagcaagatatttaaaaaaaaaaagttttattgattaaaaaacactatatcggattcatatcggtattggcagatatccaaatttatgatatcggtatcggtatcggacataaaaaagtggtatcgtgccatctctacctCGAAGCACAATTATTGGAACTTGCTGGTCCCCCCCTGGCTCTTTGTGTTGTGGTCTACCGTCCTCCGAAATACAACAAGACTTTTATCAATGATTTTGCTAACTTTTTAGGATCTATTTGCTTAAATTATGACCGTCTTCTTATtgctggtgattttaacattcatatCTGTTGTAAAGATGATAGGCTTGCCAAAGACTTTCTTGCTTTAGCTGATTCTTTTAATCTTACCCAGTGGGTTAATGCTCCAACCCACTCTAAAGGTCACACACTTGATTTGGTTTTCTCTCATGGATTGGACATTTGTGTCAGGGACACTAACAACACTGGGATATCTGACCACTTTCCAGTCATTTTTGATGCTGATCTATGCAAAACTGATCTGAACCTTGGGGGCCCTCGACGCCTTAGCCGTATCATTGATTCTGGGACTGTGGCTGAATTCTCTGCGTCTTTCTCTGAATCTGTGCTCCCTGATACAGATGGCATCACACAGTCTTTATTTGATGACTTTGCCAGCTCCCTACTTCCTATATGCACCTCCATACTGGACTCTGTGGCCCCTATAAAAGTGAAATGTCCTAGAAGCTGTTCCCGACCTTGGTTAAATGACTCTACACGAGCCCTACGCCGTACCTGCCGTCAAGCTGAGAGGCGGTGGAAAAAGGATAGGCTCCAGGTGTCCCTCGATATTTTACGCAGGACACGCTTGGAATTCCAGAAATCTGCTAAGATGGCTAAAGCGGCTTTTCTGTTGGCCATCATTACGAATAATAGTCATAATCCACCTGTTTTATTCAATATTTTTAACTCCTTGGTTAACCCTTATCCTGAAGCGTCGTGGCTGGCTTCTTTGGCTCTTTGTGAGCAGTTTTTAAATCTCTTCACTGATAAACTTTCTACCTTAAGAGCCTTAAAAGCTCCGGTGATGTGCCAAGCCCCTGCTTTACGCTGCTCTATGACACTTGCTCAGTTCGAACCAGTGTCACTTCCTACCCTAAAGGGAATTATTGACTGTTTAAAAAACTCAAATTCTGTTCACGACATTCTCCCATCTCGGATTATTAAGGAGGGATTTAATGTAATTGGGCCTTGTATATTATCACTAATCAATCTTTCTTTGTCACTGGGTTGTGTTCCAGCTGCCTTTAAACATGCCGTAGTGAAAACTGTTCTTAAAAAGCGTTCCCTAGATTACTCAAACCTCGCTAATTACAGACCTATCTCGCAACTTCTGTTCCTGTCAAATATCCTCAAGAAGATAGTCCTATCACAACTTCAGACCTATCTGAATGCGAATAACATCTGGGATAAATTCCAATCTGGGTTTAAACTGCGCCATAGTACGGAAACTTTAATGTCTTTAATGATCTTCTTTTAATTACTGACTCTGGGCGCCCCGCGGTCTTAGTTTTGTTGGACCTGTCCTCTGCTTTTGATTTGGTGGACCATAATATCCCCTTAATGAGGCTTGAACATCTGGTTGGCATTACGGGTATGGCCCTTAGTTGGTTTAAATCCTACTTATCGGAGAGGTCCTTCTCTGTCATGATGGGTACCTACTCCTCTTCCATTGCCCCATTACCTGTGGTATCCTTCAAGGGTCTGTGCTGGGTCCTATGCTGTTTTCTCTATATGTGTTACCCCCTGGTCGTCTTATTGAAAAGTACAAACTCTCTTATCATTGCTACGCGGATGGCattcaaatttattttgaattgCCTGAGGAtgtgtcaatggaaaattgtacttagtagtcagtataatcttttaatgatataagtttccatatatgcttagaggtgtataatcgattgtgtagtgataggatgtgtgatctttagtaggctttgtgtgcattccagggtgttctggtattcaaacccacatcctgggagcatgggagaggtcataccttgttttattgttttacggTGGGATAAACGTAGCTATGtcagttttagtctaagtgcttttttaaatatagatgaactgttggattttccagaccagcaggtttagggaagtcgtttatggggtcacacacacacacacacacacacacatacacacacccacacctaaacatccacattccaatgtaaagaacaaacacccactgatgtataaataaagaccagggcagtctcAGAGCGCGTGTCACAGAGCCCTGCTCTGTgctgcccttgtatacaagtaaaactgtgtttctcctctctgattctcaactgaagaagtgttttagaATAATTCTCCTGACAGGATGATACTTCATCGATGCTTCGCTTCTTCGATTGTATAAGTGAAGTTAAAGACTGGCTGCTGAACAATTCCCTTATCCTTAATGACAAGAAAACGGAAATTGCAATCTTTGACAGTCATACCCCTAGAGCCCATCTAACTGGTGTCCTTGGGCCCTTTGCTGATTATCTTTCCGATTATGCGAGTAATTTGGGTTTTTACTTGGACAGCTCCTTTAAGCTTGACAAGCATGTGTTCTCTGTTATTAAATCTTGTTTCTATCAACTTCGTTTAATTTCTAAGGCCAAGCCATACTTAACACGTAAGGATCTAGAAAAGCTTATCCATGCCTTTGTCACATCCAGGTTAGACTATTGCAACTCCCAATACACTGGGCTTCATTCTGTCCTTCTTCATAGATTGCAGATTGTCCAAAACGCCGTGACTCGCCTTCTAATTGGTACAGTTAATTGTGCAGTTACTACAGGATCGCATACTGACATGGGCGCAGGCAGCACCCAACGCTTACTCGCTCTCAGACAAAGTAAGCGGAGCATGGCCGATTAttccattgattttttttaccttgGCTGAGCAGACAGGGTGGGGGCAAGAGGCACTCAAAAGCACATTACTCACCAACATCAATGATGAACTCAAAGATTAACTAATGCTTCGTGAATTGCCTTCTTCCCTACATGCCCTCATGACACACTGTGTATTCAGGTGGATGATCGAGTACGTGTGCACCGGAgtacgtgtgcatgtgtgagttacGAACCCCTGGGGCTTCACGGAGCCTCCACAGAGGCTCAAGGGCTGCGCAAGTCTGACCCcggtgaagaggaggaggaaccCATGCAGCTGGGACGCTCACGGCTTTCGCCCGCGGAGCTCCAACACCGTTTCGCTGCCGGTGTGTGCGATTATTGCGACCACAAGGGCCATTCGGTTTCCATCTGCCCAGCACTGGCAAAAGTAATAGAGATGGTGTGGAGTAGTAACTCTCTCCCCAGACTTCTCTTGCTTGCTAAACTTTCTGTTCAGACTGTCACCCATTCTCTCTCTGTTCTCATGGACTCCGGAGCGGAGCAAAATTTTCCTGACACCTCTCTCGCCACTAAATTAAATATCTTGCTAGAACCGCTGCCAAACCCTTTTCATGTTCACACACTGTCAGGTCAGTGTCTACCCGATATAGCCCATGTTTCGGAACCGCTTTCCCTCTCCCTTTTGGGCAATCACACAGAGCAGATTTGTTTTTCCGCGTTTAGGGCGCCACTCACACCACTTTTCTTAGGCTATCCCTGGCTAGTGCACCACAACCCACAAATTGACTGGCAAAAGGGGAAAATTACGGGGGGGAGTCATATGCATTGTCTTCGGTCTATCACTCCTCCCGTCTCACTACTGAACACGGATGCGTTGCCCGACTATTCGGACCTTTCAGCAGTCCTGCGGATTTATCACGACTTAAGAGAGGTCTTTTGCAAAGATCGGGCACGCACGCTCCCTGTTCACCGCCCGTATGATTGTGCTATTGATCTTCTCCTCAGAACCCCACTGCCTTCCAGCCGGTTGTATTTCCCCTTTTGGAATCTTGGATCCCTGGATTTCCcccactgtatatactgtgcACCTGGTGACTCTGTAATTAAACCCGTGTTTGAACTGAGAATCCTGATCTGTGCCTGAGTCCCCTTTACCACACTTGacaatcctcctctctgctccttAATGCTCTTTGTTCGCTATGGTAAcacgtaaatatttctttcaaaataagacacacaactacaaaacaaatttaaaagtaCAAGAAAATATATAACTCACTATAATACTCAATCAGTTAGAGCCCTGTGCTTGTTTCTCTGCAACGAGATGATCCCACTTGGGCGTAATGGGTATGCTGAGTCTGGTTCTCAATTTTGTTTTCATAGCTGTAACTGCAGAAAACCCCACTTCA harbors:
- the LOC100705889 gene encoding extracellular calcium-sensing receptor; translated protein: MWSLLQTNLLLFILLYSCFFSSVASSLFPSSCQLQRQFHLNGMHKSGDVILGGLFQVHFFSSVADLSFTSKPQQPTCHGFYELGFRQAQTMAFAIDEINRNSNLLPNVTLGYTLYDNCVTLGIGFRAALSLASGQEEKIILDNRCTGNLPVIGIVGDSSSTHSIAISNVLGLYRVPMVSYFATCSCLTDRQKYPSFFRTIPSDAFQVRAMIQILKHFGWTWAGLLVSDDDYGLHAARSLQSELSLSGEGCLAYFEILPWDKDMDELRRIVNVMKKSSARVVIVFAHHSRIVNLMEEVVRQNLTGLQWMASEAWTEATVLQTPQLMPYLGGTLGIAIRHGEIPGLREFLLQIRPDLHHNNSYGNSMVNQFWEFTFQCRFAPAPAGWLEGRGALCTGEEDLDNVDTEFLDISNLRPEYNVYKAVYALAYSLDDMLRCEPGRGPFRGHSCATLQTLEPWQLVYYLEMVNFTTPFGDQVSFDENGDVVPIYDVMNWMWLPDGSIKVQTVGEVKRSAFKGEELILDEDKIFWNFESKKPPRSVCSESCPPGTHMVRKKGEPKCCFDCIPCSEGKTTNKSNSLECTSCPEDFWSNRQRDHCVPKKTEFLSYHDPLGICLTATSLLGTFICAVVLGIFFYHRRTPIIRANNSELSFQLLLSLKLCFLCSLLFIGRPRLWTCQLRHAAFGISFVLCVSCILVKTMVVLAVFKASKPGGGASLKWFGAMQQRGTVLFLTAIQAAICTTWLVSSSPTPHKNTQYHNDKIIYECAVGSTVGFAVLLGYIGVLAFLSFLIAFLVRNLPDSFNEAKFITFSMLIFCAVWVAFVPVYISSPGNYADAVEVFAILASSFGLLITLFGPKCYIILLRPELNTKKAIMARRNGSQKIFHIQ